The following proteins are encoded in a genomic region of Oncorhynchus gorbuscha isolate QuinsamMale2020 ecotype Even-year linkage group LG11, OgorEven_v1.0, whole genome shotgun sequence:
- the LOC124048744 gene encoding malignant fibrous histiocytoma-amplified sequence 1 homolog gives MNQAPRPPCDQDNKEGSVCKAMEDKENNLKTATLWRDAAVRSRKLRSNLRQLTICSKDRERIILPENINEIEVLNLGNNSLHELPEGLGATLTNLRILILRRNKFVTVPFVVFELGQLVELDMSHNCLSHFSEDIGLLKGLKKLCISHNKIQYLPSQIGALQCLEELDISFNDIRDFPRSFSQLKRLRTLDADHNNLDQCPPEILAFGDLEELDCSGNTFACLPGDIMKLQFIKILWLSSIHISSLPDTFCQLHNLESLMLDSNNLSALPRSFGDLQRLKMVNLSSNEFEEFPQVILNITGLDELYLSRNQLSFVPEEIGQLHRLANLWLDNNKITYLPDSIVELERLEELVLQGNQIAILPDNFGKLSKVNIWKVKDNPLIQPPYEVCMKGIPYIAAYQKELTHSQLAVKPRLKLVLMGMKNAGKTRLRQSVVSEQQDANSAQGNKGIDVTNWVADADRSLTFLVYDLSGKPNYDLVKPFFLSPGALYILVVNLKTYSPKSFYAHVGYFLHLLSAKVPHAVVCMVGTHTDLCGDMEVEEKSLDIHRQIALQEKWDSHCLRTLAQQVDQALEQGYNIRTSSPHILFYGVTDKNLRRKKAQLQYMLNHRLQLLSPVLCVSCTESQMNIQRLREKLMSVADHRDIFPNLHRVLPKSWQMLEELHFKPQDLWLSWWDSARLGLQAGLTEDRLQSALSYLHESGKLLYFEDSLTLKEYVFHNLPRFIAILNVFFQSDESTLLERLLSDGERGDKRRASVVMEGEKEEDLRATHLQHHVEGFLSHGLLPSNVIRLLLRPLIQTQQDLHLIMELLEKMGVCYCINKPRSKPLNGATVWYKFPSYVSNEEPHAEAWVNGSSVAASPFFSVEQLKIEYSFPFLFPPGLFARYSVQINSHVVQRSDGRHQIFAYRGKVPVVVSYRPAQGRLQSETLSIASHASLPNIWTAWQAITPLVEELNVLLQEWPGLYYNVHVLCSKCLKRGSPNPHTFPGELLSQPRPEGLTEIICPKNGLERVDVALVYPPTPTVVSPCLK, from the coding sequence ATGAACCAAGCACCTAGACCACCATGCGACCAGGATAACAAGGAGGGGTCGGTCTGCAAAGCCATGGAGGACAAGGAGAACAATCTCAAAACGGCTACGCTGTGGAGAGATGCTGCTGTCCGCTCTAGGAAGCTGCGAAGTAACCTGCGTCAGCTCACTATCTGCTccaaagacagggagaggataATTCTACCTGAAAATATAAACGAGATAGAGGTGCTCAATCTGGGCAATAACTCGCTGCACGAGCTACCAGAAGGATTGGGGGCTACCCTCACAAACCTGCGTATCCTTATCCTCCGCAGGAACAAATTTGTCACAGTTCCTTTTGTGGTGTTTGAACTAGGTCAACTTGTGGAGCTGGACATGAGCCACAACTGCTTGAGCCACTTCTCTGAGGATATAGGCCTGCTGAAGGGGCTGAAAAAGCTCTGCATCAGTCACAACAAGATCCAGTACCTGCCGTCACAGATTGGGGCACTGCAGTGCTTGGAGGAGCTGGACATAAGCTTCAATGACATACGTGATTTCCCCAGGTCCTTCTCACAGCTCAAGAGGCTCCGTACTCTGGATGCCGACCACAACAACCTGGACCAGTGTCCCCCCGAGATTCTTGCCTTCGGTGACCTGGAGGAGCTCGACTGCTCTGGGAATACGTTTGCGTGTCTACCAGGGGACATCATGAAGCTGCAGTTCATCAAGATCCTGTGGCTCAGCAGCATTCACATCTCCTCATTACCTGACACCTTCTGTCAGCTGCACAACCTGGAGAGCCTGATGCTGGACAGTAACAACCTCTCGGCTCTGCCTCGTTCCTTTGGCGACCTTCAGAGACTTAAAATGGTCAATCTTTCATCTAATGAGTTTGAGGAGTTTCCCCAGGTTATCCTGAACATCACAGGACTAGACGAGCTTTACCTGAGCAGAAATCAACTGTCTTTTGTCCCAGAAGAGATAGGCCAGTTGCATAGGCTGGCAAACCTCTGGTTGGACAATAATAAGATTACTTATCTGCCTGACTCcattgtggagctagagagaTTGGAAGAGCTTGTTTTACAGGGTAATCAAATAGCCATACTTCCAGATAACTTTGGAAAACTCTCCAAGGTAAACATATGGAAGGTGAAGGATAACCCCCTCATCCAGCCTCCCTATGAGGTCTGTATGAAGGGAATCCCCTACATCGCTGCCTATCAAAAGGAACTCACACATTCCCAGCTCGCTGTGAAGCCCAGATTAAAACTGGTCCTGATGGGAATGAAAAATGCTGGGAAAACACGGCTCAGACAGAGTGTGGTGAGTGAGCAGCAGGATGCCAACTCTGCACAGGGGAACAAAGGGATTGATGTGACTAACTGGGTAGCGGACGCCGATCGCAGTCTTACATTTTTAGTGTATGACCTGTCAGGGAAGCCAAATTATGACCTCGTCAAACCATTTTTTCTCTCACCCGGTGCTCTGTACATCCTTGTTGTGAATCTGAAAACGTACTCACCCAAGAGCTTTTACGCCCACGTGGGGtacttcctccacctcctcagtgcCAAAGTGCCCCACGCTGTGGTCTGCATGGTGGGCACACATACAGACCTGTGCGGAgacatggaggtggaggagaagagccTGGATATTCACAGACAGATTGCCCTGCAGGAGAAGTGGGACAGCCATTGCCTGCGGACCCTCGCCCAACAGGTGGACCAGGCCCTGGAACAGGGCTACAACATCCGCACCTCCAGCCCTCACATCCTCTTCTATGGCGTCACAGACAAGAACCTGAGGCGGAAGAAAGCCCAGCTGCAGTACATGCTGAACCACAGGCTGCAGctcctgtcccctgtcctgtGTGTCAGCTGCACGGAGAGCCAGATGAACATCCAGAGGCTGAGGGAGAAGCTCATGTCAGTGGCTGACCACAGGGACATCTTCCCCAACCTCCACCGCGTGCTGCCCAAGTCCTGGCAGATGCTGGAGGAATTGCACTTTAAGCCCCAGGACCTGTGGCTCTCGTGGTGGGACTCGGCCCGCTTGGGCCTCCAGGCAGGACTCACAGAGGACCGCCTGCAGAGTGCCCTGTCCTACCTGCACGAGAGCGGGAAGCTACTCTATTTCGAGGACAGTCTGACACTAAAAGAGTATGTCTTCCACAACCTGCCACGCTTCATCGCCATCCTCAATGTCTTCTTCCAGAGTGATGAGTCCACTCTGCTGGAGAGGCTACTGtcagatggggagaggggggacaaaaGGAGGGCCAGTGTGGttatggagggggagaaggaagaggacCTCCGGGCTACCCATCTACAGCACCATGTGGAGGGCTTCCTCAGCCACGGCCTCCTGCCTTCCAACGTCATCCGGCTGCTCCTGAGACCTCTCATTCAAACCCAGCAGGACCTCCACCTCATCATGGAGCTGCTGGAGAAGATGGGGGTCTGCTACTGCATCAACAAGCCCCGCAGCAAGCCTTTGAACGGGGCCACCGTCTGGTACAAGTTCCCAAGCTATGTCAGCAATGAGGAGCCCCATGCCGAGGCCTGGGTGAACGGAAGCTCAGTGGCTGCTAGTCCGTTCTTCTCTGTGGAGCAGCTGAAGATTGAATACAGcttcccctttctcttcccaCCTGGACTGTTTGCACGCTACAGTGTGCAGATTAACAGCCATGTGGTTCAGAGATCAGATGGGCGGCACCAGATATTTGCCTATCGTGGTAAAGTGCCTGTGGTAGTCAGCTACCGTCCGGCTCAGGGCAGACTGCAGTCCGAGACACTGTCCATAGCCAGCCATGCCTCCCTGCCAAATATCTGGACTGCTTGGCAAGCGATAACACCACTGGTTGAGGAGCTGAATGTCCTTCTGCAGGAGTGGCCCGGGCTCTACTACAatgttcatgttctgtgttcaaAGTGCCTCAAAAGAGGGTCACCCAACCCACACACCTTCCCAG
- the LOC124048745 gene encoding 3'-5' exoribonuclease 1-like, with protein MEEYKENIQDKGDNVKLSSEPEEDDKSRSKVCSNISEPVPQASSTRGEFSDPVYKEIALANGHINRMNKDELRSKLAECKLDTRGVKDVMKKRLKNYYKKQKLSLMQSVTEGGPTDAYYDFICVVDFEATCEQDNPLDFTHEIIEFPMVLFNTHTLDIEDSFQEYVRPEVNTQLSEFCIKLTGITQKMVDEADTFPDVLKRVVLWLQEKELGTKYKYAILTDGSWDMSKFMNTQCRLSRLRYPQFAKKWINIKKFYGNFYKVPRTQTKLSSMLEKLGLQYEGRPHSGLDDSRNIARIALRMLQDGCQLRINERMHEGQLRTVPSSAPVEGAPPPHNPRSRV; from the exons ATGGAGGAATACAAGGAGAATATTCAAGACAAGGGTGACAATGTGAAATTGTCTTCTGAACCCGAGGAAGATGACAAG TCTCGCAGCAAGGTGTGTAGCAACATTAGCGAACCTGTCCCTCAAGCATCTTCTACTCGTGGCGAGTTCAGTGATCCTGTTTACAAGGAGATTGCTCTTGCAAACGGACATATCAACCGCATGAACAAGGATGAGCTTCGGTCTAAACTGGCAGAGTGTAAGCTTGACACAAG AGGTGTGAAGGATGTGATGAAGAAGCGGTTGAAGAACTACTACAAGAAGCAGAAGCTGTCTTTGATGCAGTCTGTGACAGAGGGTGGACCAACTGATGCCTACTACGACTTCATCTGTGTGGTGGACTTTGAGGCAACGTGTGAACAGGACAACCCCCTTGACTTCACGCATGAAATCATTGAGTTTCCAATGGTCCTGTTCAACACCCACACTTTAGACATT GAGGACAGCTTTCAGGAATATGTCAGGCCAGAAGTCAACACACAGCTGTCAGAGTTCTGCATAAAGTTGACAGGGATAACACAG AAAATGGTGGATGAAGCAGACACGTTCCCTGACGTTCTTAAGCGGGTGGTGCTTTGGCTTCAGGAGAAAGAGCTTGGCACAAAATACAAATATGCCATTCTTACAGATGG ATCTTGGGACATGAGCAAGTTCATGAACACCCAGTGTCGTTTAAGTCGGCTCAGATATCCACAGTTTGCAAAGAAGTGGATCAACATAAAAAAATTCTACGGAAACTTCTATAAG GTCCCTCGTACCCAGACCAAGCTGAGCAGCATGCTAGAGAAGCTGGGACTTCAATACGAGGGCCGCCCTCACTCTGGCCTGGATGACTCGCGCAACATTGCTCGCATTGCGCTGCGCATGCTGCAGGATGGCTGCCAACTGCGCATCAACGAGCGCATGCATGAAGGACAGCTGCGGACTGTGCCCAGCTCTGCCCCTGTGGAAGGAGCCCCACCCCCACATAATCCTCGCAGCAGAGTCTAG